One Azospirillum sp. TSA2s genomic region harbors:
- a CDS encoding histidine triad nucleotide-binding protein — MAKSYDANNVFARILRGEIPCKKVHETEHALAFHDIDPQAPTHVLVIPKGAYVDMDDFTAKASDAEIAGLFRAVGEVARMVGADGPGYRVLSNCGEAAHQEVPHLHIHLFAGRDLGRMIGKA, encoded by the coding sequence ATGGCCAAGAGCTATGACGCCAACAACGTGTTCGCCCGCATCCTGCGCGGCGAAATCCCGTGCAAGAAGGTGCATGAGACCGAACACGCGCTCGCCTTCCACGACATCGACCCGCAGGCGCCGACCCATGTGCTGGTGATCCCCAAGGGCGCCTACGTCGACATGGACGACTTCACCGCCAAGGCGTCCGACGCCGAGATCGCCGGCCTGTTCCGCGCGGTGGGCGAGGTTGCCCGCATGGTCGGCGCCGACGGCCCCGGCTATCGCGTCCTGTCCAATTGCGGCGAGGCCGCGCATCAGGAAGTGCCCCACCTGCACATCCACCTGTTCGCCGGCCGCGACCTGGGACGGATGATCGGGAAGGCTTGA
- a CDS encoding helix-turn-helix domain-containing protein, with protein MTPFGERVRSLRDAKGVTLKQMATDLSISSAYLSALEHGKRGQPSPQLVRQICAYFGIIWDEAEELERLADLSHPRVTVDTAGLSARATELANRLSERIGDLDEERIEAILAILDAVPPKKGTRRRVGARRR; from the coding sequence ATGACCCCGTTCGGCGAACGGGTCCGGTCGCTGCGCGACGCCAAAGGCGTGACGCTGAAGCAGATGGCGACCGACCTGTCCATCTCGTCCGCCTATCTGTCGGCCCTGGAACATGGCAAGCGCGGCCAGCCATCGCCGCAGCTGGTCCGGCAGATCTGCGCCTATTTCGGCATCATCTGGGACGAGGCGGAGGAGCTGGAACGGCTGGCGGATCTGTCGCATCCCCGCGTGACCGTCGACACCGCGGGGCTGAGCGCGAGAGCGACCGAGCTTGCCAACCGGCTGTCGGAACGCATCGGCGATCTGGACGAGGAGCGGATCGAGGCGATCCTGGCGATTTTGGATGCGGTCCCGCCGAAGAAGGGGACGCGGCGTCGGGTGGGGGCGCGGCGGCGGTAG
- a CDS encoding DsbE family thiol:disulfide interchange protein, translating into MRRLLYLLPFLLFIGVGVAFYLGFERDPRDIPSALIDKPAPTFDLPAIPGQMVQGQPATAGLSSAKLSGDVTLVNVFASWCIPCKAEHPVITRLSREQGVTVYGINYKDKPEDALTWLSRNGNPYAAIGADQDGRVSIDWGVYGVPESYLIDRKGRIRYKHVGPLTPQVVEEQILPMVKHLRQG; encoded by the coding sequence ATGCGCCGCCTTCTGTACCTGCTGCCCTTCCTGCTGTTCATCGGGGTGGGCGTGGCCTTCTACCTGGGGTTCGAGCGTGACCCGCGCGACATCCCGTCGGCCCTGATCGACAAGCCGGCCCCGACCTTCGACCTGCCGGCGATCCCGGGCCAGATGGTCCAAGGTCAGCCCGCCACCGCCGGCCTGTCCTCGGCCAAGCTGAGCGGCGACGTGACGCTGGTGAACGTCTTCGCCTCCTGGTGCATCCCCTGCAAGGCGGAGCATCCCGTCATCACCCGCCTGTCGCGGGAGCAGGGGGTGACGGTCTACGGCATCAACTACAAGGACAAGCCGGAGGACGCGCTGACCTGGCTGTCGCGCAACGGCAACCCCTATGCCGCCATCGGCGCCGACCAGGACGGCCGGGTGTCGATCGACTGGGGCGTCTACGGCGTGCCGGAAAGCTACCTGATCGACCGCAAGGGCCGCATCCGCTACAAACATGTCGGCCCGCTGACCCCGCAGGTGGTGGAGGAGCAGATCCTCCCCATGGTCAAGCATCTGAGGCAGGGCTGA
- a CDS encoding EVE domain-containing protein, which yields MSSGSTRTGAWIAVASAEHVRRGRAGGFMQVCHGKAAPLRRIRPGDRVVYYSPTDKFGAADGLKSFTAIGTVLPGEPYQFDMGGGFVPFRRDVSWWPAEEAPILPLLDRLELTAGVRNWGYPFRFGLLPVSLGDFDRIAEAMRAAVREDMAA from the coding sequence GTGAGCAGCGGCAGCACGCGGACGGGCGCCTGGATCGCAGTCGCCAGCGCCGAGCATGTGCGGCGCGGCCGGGCCGGCGGCTTCATGCAGGTCTGCCACGGCAAGGCGGCCCCGCTGCGGCGGATCCGGCCGGGCGACCGGGTGGTCTACTACTCCCCCACCGACAAATTCGGTGCAGCGGACGGGCTGAAATCCTTCACCGCGATCGGCACCGTCCTGCCGGGCGAGCCCTACCAGTTCGACATGGGCGGCGGCTTCGTCCCCTTCCGGCGCGACGTGTCCTGGTGGCCGGCCGAAGAGGCGCCGATCCTGCCGCTGCTGGACCGGCTTGAGCTGACCGCCGGGGTGCGGAACTGGGGCTATCCCTTCCGCTTTGGCCTGCTGCCGGTCAGCCTCGGCGATTTCGACCGGATCGCCGAGGCGATGCGGGCGGCGGTGCGGGAGGACATGGCGGCCTGA
- the ccmD gene encoding heme exporter protein CcmD: MMSEFFHMGGYAAYVWPAYGIATLVLLGLLAATWKGLRNAEATLKALESARPARRRTRNAGRKAADQNAGTPAEASEG; encoded by the coding sequence ATGATGAGCGAATTCTTCCACATGGGCGGGTACGCCGCCTACGTCTGGCCGGCCTACGGCATCGCCACCCTGGTCCTGCTGGGCCTGCTGGCCGCCACCTGGAAGGGGCTGCGCAACGCCGAGGCGACGCTGAAGGCGCTGGAAAGCGCCCGCCCGGCCCGCCGCCGCACCCGCAATGCCGGCCGCAAAGCGGCCGATCAGAACGCCGGAACGCCGGCGGAAGCGAGCGAAGGATGA
- a CDS encoding heme lyase CcmF/NrfE family subunit produces MIPELGHYALVLALFVALVQSVPPLVGAATRNTAWMNVAVPAAIAQMMLVLIAYGALTWAHVVSDFSVLNVVQNSHSAKPMLYKVSGVWGNHEGSMMLWIVMLTIFGAAVAVFGRNLPPTLKARVLAVQGLIGVGFLLFILITSNPFIRVVPAPLDGNDLNPLLQDPGLAFHPPFLYAGYVGFSMAFSFAVAALIEGRVDPAWARWVRPWTLAAWSTLTMGIAMGSWWAYYELGWGGWWYWDPVENASFMPWLAGTALLHSAIVVEKRDALKSWTILLSIVTFSLSLMGTFLVRSGILTSVHAFAVDPKRGIFILVLLAVATGGSLLLYSLRAPSLKAGGLFAPISREGALVLNNLLLSTATATVFIGTLYPLFLDIMKLGKVSVGAPFFNATFVPVAIPVVIAMVVGPYLSWKRADLGAALTRLWVAGVAVVIAVAITAYVKAGGGPLMALVGIALAAWAFVGSLVEFADRIALFRTSFRNSWNRAVHLPRSAWGMTIAHASIGLSILGMTGTSAWQTESITSMKPGDQTNVAGYEFHFDSVGLVNGPNFKAERGIFTVTKDGRPIATLEPERRSYSTTRMTTTESAIHTTVFSDLYVALGDPTQNGTAWIVRIYHHPLVPWIWIGGVGMMLGGLVSLTDRRFRIGAPERRRVAGKSAPLPAE; encoded by the coding sequence GTGATCCCCGAACTCGGCCATTACGCGCTGGTGCTGGCGCTGTTCGTCGCGCTGGTGCAGTCGGTCCCGCCGCTGGTCGGCGCCGCCACCCGCAACACCGCCTGGATGAACGTCGCGGTGCCCGCGGCGATCGCCCAGATGATGCTGGTGCTGATCGCCTACGGCGCCCTGACCTGGGCGCATGTGGTGTCCGATTTCAGCGTGCTGAACGTGGTGCAGAACAGCCACTCGGCCAAGCCGATGCTCTACAAGGTGTCGGGCGTCTGGGGCAACCACGAGGGCTCGATGATGCTGTGGATCGTCATGCTGACGATCTTCGGCGCTGCCGTGGCCGTGTTCGGGCGCAACCTGCCGCCGACGCTGAAGGCGCGGGTTCTGGCGGTCCAGGGTCTGATCGGGGTCGGTTTCCTGCTGTTCATCCTGATCACCTCCAACCCCTTCATCCGCGTGGTCCCGGCGCCGCTGGACGGCAACGACCTGAACCCACTGCTGCAGGACCCCGGCCTCGCCTTCCACCCGCCCTTCCTCTATGCCGGCTATGTCGGATTCTCCATGGCCTTCTCGTTCGCGGTCGCCGCGTTGATCGAGGGGCGGGTCGATCCCGCCTGGGCGCGCTGGGTGCGGCCCTGGACGCTGGCGGCATGGTCGACCCTGACCATGGGCATCGCGATGGGCTCCTGGTGGGCCTATTACGAGCTGGGCTGGGGCGGCTGGTGGTATTGGGACCCGGTGGAGAACGCCTCCTTCATGCCCTGGCTGGCCGGCACCGCGCTCTTGCACTCCGCCATCGTGGTGGAGAAGCGTGACGCGCTGAAGAGCTGGACCATCCTGCTGTCCATCGTCACCTTCTCGCTGTCGCTGATGGGCACCTTCCTGGTGCGCTCCGGCATCCTGACCTCGGTCCATGCCTTCGCCGTCGATCCCAAGCGCGGCATCTTCATCCTGGTGCTGCTGGCGGTCGCCACCGGCGGCTCGCTTCTGCTCTACAGCCTGCGGGCGCCGTCGCTGAAGGCGGGCGGGCTGTTCGCACCGATCAGCCGCGAAGGCGCGCTGGTGCTGAACAACCTGCTGCTGTCCACCGCGACGGCGACGGTGTTCATCGGCACGCTCTATCCGCTGTTCCTCGACATCATGAAGCTGGGCAAGGTGTCGGTCGGCGCCCCCTTCTTCAACGCCACCTTCGTTCCGGTCGCCATTCCGGTGGTGATCGCCATGGTGGTCGGTCCCTACCTGTCGTGGAAGCGGGCGGATCTGGGGGCGGCGCTGACCCGGCTGTGGGTGGCCGGCGTCGCCGTGGTGATCGCCGTCGCCATCACCGCCTATGTCAAGGCGGGCGGCGGGCCGCTGATGGCGCTGGTCGGCATCGCGCTCGCCGCCTGGGCCTTCGTCGGCTCGCTGGTCGAGTTCGCCGACCGCATCGCCCTGTTCCGCACCTCGTTCCGCAACAGCTGGAACCGTGCGGTGCATCTGCCGCGCAGCGCCTGGGGCATGACCATCGCCCATGCCAGCATCGGCCTGTCGATCCTGGGCATGACCGGCACCTCCGCCTGGCAGACGGAATCCATCACGTCGATGAAGCCGGGCGACCAGACCAACGTCGCCGGCTACGAGTTCCACTTCGACAGCGTCGGGCTGGTGAACGGCCCGAACTTCAAGGCGGAGCGCGGCATCTTCACGGTGACGAAGGACGGCCGGCCCATCGCCACGCTGGAGCCGGAGCGCCGCAGCTACAGCACCACCCGCATGACCACCACGGAATCGGCCATCCACACCACGGTCTTCTCCGACCTGTATGTGGCGCTGGGCGACCCGACGCAGAACGGCACCGCCTGGATCGTCCGCATCTATCACCACCCGCTGGTGCCGTGGATCTGGATCGGCGGCGTCGGGATGATGCTGGGCGGGCTGGTGAGCCTGACCGACCGTCGCTTCCGCATCGGCGCGCCCGAACGCCGCCGGGTGGCCGGAAAATCGGCCCCGCTTCCGGCCGAATGA
- a CDS encoding VOC family protein, giving the protein MTATQTATNTAALALDFVLLYVDSPAASAAFYADLLGRPAVEASPTFAMFKAGDGLMLGLWSRHTVEPAATTPGGGEIAFTVAGEAAVRDLHADWSARGLTILQPPTAMDFGHTFVAQDPDGHRLRVFAPNQGEEANQHEAKAEQVRS; this is encoded by the coding sequence ATGACCGCGACCCAGACCGCCACCAACACCGCCGCCCTCGCCCTCGATTTCGTCCTGCTCTACGTCGACAGCCCGGCCGCCAGCGCCGCCTTCTATGCCGACCTGCTGGGCCGGCCGGCGGTGGAAGCCTCGCCCACCTTCGCCATGTTCAAGGCGGGTGATGGGCTGATGCTGGGCCTGTGGTCGCGCCACACGGTGGAGCCGGCAGCGACCACGCCCGGCGGTGGCGAGATCGCCTTCACCGTCGCCGGCGAGGCTGCGGTGCGCGACCTCCACGCCGACTGGAGCGCCCGCGGCCTGACCATCCTGCAGCCGCCGACGGCGATGGATTTCGGTCATACCTTCGTTGCACAGGACCCCGACGGCCATCGCCTGCGCGTGTTCGCCCCCAACCAGGGTGAGGAAGCCAACCAGCACGAAGCCAAGGCCGAACAGGTGCGGTCGTGA
- a CDS encoding phosphoribosyl-ATP diphosphatase: MEKAAEKAPALPSAEVLDRLFTTVLARKGADPETSYTAKLYSRGTAKIAQKVGEEAVEAILEAVRGDKAALAAESADLLYHLLVLWADLGLDPAEVWSKLAQREGTSGIDEKKSRKA; encoded by the coding sequence ATGGAGAAGGCTGCCGAAAAGGCGCCGGCCCTGCCGTCGGCCGAGGTGCTCGACCGGCTGTTCACCACCGTACTGGCCCGCAAGGGGGCGGATCCGGAGACCTCCTACACCGCGAAGCTCTACAGCCGCGGCACGGCCAAGATCGCCCAGAAGGTGGGCGAGGAGGCAGTGGAGGCGATCCTTGAGGCCGTGCGCGGCGACAAGGCGGCCCTGGCCGCGGAATCCGCCGACCTGCTCTATCACCTGCTGGTGCTGTGGGCCGACCTCGGACTGGATCCGGCGGAGGTCTGGAGCAAGCTCGCCCAGCGCGAGGGCACCAGCGGCATCGACGAGAAGAAGTCCCGTAAAGCTTGA
- a CDS encoding YafY family protein, which translates to MSPPFLSPQFSMSRAERLLDLMQVLRRHRQPVSGKSLADELGVSLRTLYRDIATLQAQGAMIEGEPGVGYLLRAGFLLPPLMFTEEEVEALVLGSRWVVDRGDSRLGWAARNALAKIAAVLPPDKREGLDGSALLVGPGEPIPAGDAELATIRSAIRAERKLEIAYRDRDGSESRRIVWPFALGFFDRVRVMVAWCELRQSFRHFRTDRILALTTSETRYPRRRQAMLKEWRAAEGIPQ; encoded by the coding sequence ATGAGCCCCCCCTTCCTCTCTCCGCAGTTCTCCATGTCGCGCGCCGAACGTCTCCTCGATCTGATGCAGGTTCTGCGGCGGCATCGCCAGCCGGTCAGCGGCAAGTCGCTTGCCGACGAGCTGGGGGTCAGCCTGCGCACGCTCTATCGCGACATCGCCACCCTGCAGGCGCAGGGCGCGATGATCGAGGGGGAACCTGGTGTCGGCTATCTGCTGCGCGCCGGCTTCCTGCTGCCGCCGCTGATGTTTACCGAGGAGGAGGTCGAGGCGCTGGTGCTGGGCTCCCGCTGGGTGGTGGACCGCGGCGACAGCCGGCTGGGCTGGGCGGCGCGCAACGCGCTCGCTAAGATCGCCGCGGTGCTGCCGCCGGACAAACGGGAGGGGCTGGACGGCTCCGCCCTGCTGGTGGGTCCGGGCGAACCGATCCCAGCCGGCGATGCCGAACTGGCGACCATCCGCAGCGCCATCCGGGCGGAGCGCAAGCTGGAGATCGCCTATCGCGACCGCGACGGGTCGGAAAGCCGGCGCATCGTCTGGCCGTTCGCGTTGGGCTTCTTCGACCGGGTGCGGGTAATGGTGGCATGGTGCGAGCTGCGCCAGTCCTTCCGCCATTTCCGCACCGACCGCATCCTGGCGCTGACCACCAGCGAGACCCGCTATCCCCGCCGCCGACAGGCGATGCTGAAGGAGTGGCGCGCAGCGGAGGGCATCCCGCAATGA
- a CDS encoding cytochrome c-type biogenesis protein — MKRILLAALLALSALSPAITPALAVQPDEVLQDPALESRARAISQELRCLVCQNQSIDDSNAPLARDLRVLVRDRLKAGDSDDKVMEFVTDRYGDYVLLRPPFKATTLVLWIGPFAVLLLGAAGTFLFLRGRRGVAAGADTAPLSADERRRLDALLRKDD; from the coding sequence ATGAAGCGCATCCTTCTCGCCGCCCTGCTGGCGCTGTCGGCCTTGTCCCCCGCCATCACGCCCGCCCTGGCCGTCCAGCCGGACGAGGTGCTGCAGGACCCGGCGCTGGAATCGCGCGCCCGCGCCATCAGCCAGGAGCTGCGCTGCCTCGTCTGCCAGAACCAGTCGATCGACGACAGCAACGCGCCGCTGGCCCGCGACCTGCGCGTCCTGGTGCGCGACCGGCTGAAGGCCGGCGACAGCGACGACAAGGTGATGGAGTTCGTCACCGACCGCTATGGCGACTATGTGCTGCTGCGTCCGCCCTTCAAGGCGACCACGCTGGTGCTGTGGATCGGCCCCTTCGCCGTGCTGCTGCTGGGTGCGGCCGGCACCTTCCTGTTCCTGCGCGGGCGGCGCGGTGTCGCCGCCGGCGCCGATACCGCTCCCCTGAGCGCGGATGAGCGGCGGCGGCTGGACGCCCTGCTGCGGAAAGACGACTGA
- the ccmI gene encoding c-type cytochrome biogenesis protein CcmI, with translation MLFWIFAAVLTAAVLLLLVPPLLRSAGSGPDREEFDREVYRDQLDELERDRARGLINDAQAEAAKAEIARRMLATAEKGGNAGAPKTARSGRLLAVLLALVLPVGALAVYGSVGRPDLPAQPLASRNLEQERGGPPKSVLAAMDKLKAQLAENPNDLQGWLILGQAYAKMGRNADAADALRHAVALNKDDVEIQGLFGETLVSANDGMVPEEAVAAFDAVLAKEPKDPRARFFAALARFQAGDQQGALDRWSALMAESPADAPWVPVVRDQIREAAVALNLDPAKVTPQPLPPEQKEQAAQGQPGGPQTAPNAAPNAPANMAGQDEMIRGMVANLAARLDADPSDVDGWLKLARSYGVLGEPAKALDAARKARERAPERADVQVAYANAVLQTQPRNETPKPLPDEATSALRLALKAEPDNKDALWLLGLDAMMSGRKDEAEAHWSKLITQFKPSDPEYTLLKGRLDALKAGG, from the coding sequence ATGCTGTTCTGGATTTTCGCCGCCGTCCTGACCGCGGCCGTTCTGCTGCTGCTGGTGCCGCCGCTGCTGCGGTCTGCCGGATCCGGCCCCGACCGCGAGGAGTTCGACCGCGAGGTCTATCGCGACCAGCTGGACGAGCTGGAACGCGACCGGGCGCGCGGCCTGATCAACGACGCCCAGGCCGAAGCGGCCAAGGCGGAGATCGCCCGGCGCATGCTGGCGACCGCCGAGAAGGGCGGCAATGCCGGTGCACCGAAGACGGCGCGCAGCGGTCGCCTGCTGGCGGTGCTGCTGGCGCTGGTGCTGCCGGTCGGCGCGCTTGCGGTCTACGGCTCGGTCGGCCGCCCCGACCTGCCGGCCCAGCCGCTGGCCTCGCGCAATCTGGAGCAGGAGCGCGGCGGTCCGCCCAAGAGCGTGCTTGCCGCGATGGACAAGCTGAAGGCCCAGTTGGCCGAGAACCCCAATGATCTGCAGGGCTGGCTGATCCTGGGCCAGGCCTATGCCAAGATGGGCCGCAACGCCGACGCGGCCGACGCGCTACGCCACGCCGTCGCCCTGAACAAGGACGATGTCGAGATCCAGGGCCTGTTCGGCGAGACGCTGGTCTCCGCCAACGACGGCATGGTCCCGGAAGAGGCGGTGGCCGCCTTCGACGCCGTGCTCGCCAAGGAGCCGAAGGACCCGCGCGCCCGCTTCTTCGCCGCCCTTGCCCGCTTCCAGGCCGGCGACCAGCAGGGAGCGCTGGACCGCTGGAGCGCGCTGATGGCGGAATCTCCCGCCGACGCGCCGTGGGTGCCGGTGGTCCGCGATCAGATCCGCGAGGCCGCGGTGGCGCTGAACCTCGACCCCGCCAAGGTGACGCCGCAGCCGCTTCCGCCGGAGCAGAAGGAGCAGGCGGCGCAAGGTCAGCCGGGTGGCCCGCAGACCGCTCCCAACGCCGCACCGAACGCCCCGGCCAACATGGCCGGCCAGGACGAGATGATCCGCGGCATGGTCGCCAACCTCGCCGCCCGGCTGGACGCCGATCCGTCCGATGTCGATGGCTGGCTGAAGCTCGCCCGCTCCTATGGCGTGCTGGGCGAGCCTGCCAAGGCGCTGGACGCCGCCCGCAAGGCGCGCGAGCGGGCGCCGGAGCGGGCCGACGTGCAGGTCGCCTACGCCAACGCCGTGCTGCAGACCCAGCCGCGCAACGAGACGCCGAAGCCGCTGCCGGACGAGGCGACGTCCGCCCTGCGTCTGGCGCTGAAGGCGGAGCCGGACAACAAGGACGCGCTGTGGCTGCTCGGCCTCGACGCCATGATGTCGGGCCGCAAGGACGAGGCCGAGGCCCATTGGAGCAAGCTGATCACCCAGTTCAAGCCGAGCGACCCCGAATACACCCTGTTGAAGGGGCGTTTGGACGCGTTGAAGGCGGGCGGCTGA
- a CDS encoding heme ABC transporter permease, translating into MHRFANPARFLRLSAVLLPWCAGATVILTILGLWLSLFSSPPDYQQGETVRIMYIHVPAAWMSMFIYTNMAIAAGVGLVWKHPLADLFAKAAAPIGAGFTFVCLVTGSLWGAPMWGTWWVWDARLTSVLILFFLYLGYMALVNAFDDPQRGMKAGNVLLLVGIVNVPIIKFSVDWWNTLHQPASVVRMGGPSIDPSMLTPLLVMAGAFTAYFLSVVMLRVRTEIAQRKIQTLRLSVAGDGAVADGMRG; encoded by the coding sequence ATGCATCGTTTCGCCAATCCCGCCCGCTTCCTGCGCCTTTCGGCCGTGCTGCTGCCATGGTGCGCCGGGGCGACCGTGATCCTGACGATCCTCGGGCTGTGGCTCAGCCTGTTCAGCTCGCCGCCCGACTATCAGCAGGGCGAGACGGTGCGGATCATGTACATCCATGTGCCCGCCGCCTGGATGAGCATGTTCATCTACACCAACATGGCCATCGCCGCCGGGGTGGGTCTGGTGTGGAAGCACCCGCTGGCCGACCTGTTCGCCAAGGCCGCCGCCCCCATCGGCGCCGGCTTCACCTTCGTCTGCCTGGTGACCGGGTCGCTGTGGGGCGCGCCGATGTGGGGCACCTGGTGGGTGTGGGACGCGCGGCTGACCAGCGTGCTGATCCTGTTCTTCCTCTATCTCGGCTACATGGCCCTGGTGAACGCCTTCGACGATCCGCAACGCGGCATGAAGGCCGGCAACGTCCTGCTGCTGGTCGGCATCGTCAATGTGCCGATCATCAAATTCTCGGTCGACTGGTGGAACACGCTTCACCAGCCCGCCAGCGTCGTGCGCATGGGCGGTCCCAGCATCGACCCCAGCATGTTGACGCCGCTTCTGGTGATGGCCGGCGCCTTCACCGCCTATTTCCTGTCGGTCGTCATGCTGCGCGTGCGCACCGAGATCGCCCAGCGCAAAATCCAGACGCTGCGGCTTTCGGTAGCCGGTGACGGCGCCGTGGCGGACGGGATGCGGGGGTAA
- a CDS encoding Smr/MutS family protein, which yields MTRRRLPTPDERRLWRLAMRDAEPMPGRMVEAEPEPVATMAELVEEPVATSLAPPPTARRHPSPPGPARPGHPPLTPGSTANIDRRTGDRFRRGELEIDGRIDLHGMTQAQAHNALAAFVHRAWNEGRRCVLVITGKGSFGGLGVLRQATPRWLADPALRPMVLAIQPARPKDGGDGALYVLIKRRRDRKD from the coding sequence ATGACCCGCAGACGACTGCCCACGCCCGACGAGCGGCGCCTGTGGCGGCTCGCCATGCGCGACGCCGAACCGATGCCCGGCCGCATGGTCGAGGCTGAGCCGGAACCAGTGGCGACCATGGCGGAACTGGTGGAGGAGCCGGTGGCGACCAGCCTCGCCCCGCCGCCGACCGCACGCCGCCACCCTTCCCCGCCCGGCCCGGCCCGGCCCGGCCATCCGCCGCTGACGCCGGGTTCGACCGCCAACATCGACCGCCGCACCGGCGACCGCTTCCGCCGCGGCGAACTGGAGATCGATGGCCGCATCGACCTGCACGGCATGACCCAGGCCCAGGCGCACAATGCGCTTGCCGCCTTCGTCCACCGCGCCTGGAACGAGGGGCGGCGCTGTGTTCTGGTCATCACCGGCAAGGGCAGTTTCGGCGGTCTGGGCGTGCTGCGTCAGGCGACCCCCCGCTGGCTGGCGGATCCGGCCCTGCGCCCGATGGTGCTGGCGATCCAGCCGGCCCGGCCGAAGGATGGCGGCGACGGCGCGCTGTATGTCTTGATCAAACGGCGGCGCGACCGTAAGGACTGA
- the ccmE gene encoding cytochrome c maturation protein CcmE — MTRKKRRLYMLGLALLGLGTATALALTAFQDNIVFFYSPSQLQAQHVGDRNFRLGGLVEEGSVQKLPDGVTTSFRVTDTANTVDVRYRGQLPDLFREGQGVVAEGKMTGGVFVAREVLAKHDENYMPPEVSEALKQAGVYKKPAESETKTAKKE; from the coding sequence ATGACCCGCAAGAAACGCCGCCTCTACATGCTGGGCCTCGCCCTTCTCGGGCTGGGCACGGCGACCGCCCTGGCGCTGACCGCCTTCCAGGACAACATCGTCTTCTTCTACAGCCCCAGCCAGCTGCAGGCCCAGCATGTGGGCGACCGCAATTTCCGCCTGGGCGGGCTGGTCGAGGAAGGCAGCGTGCAGAAGCTGCCGGACGGCGTCACCACCTCCTTCCGCGTCACTGACACCGCCAACACGGTGGACGTCCGCTATCGCGGCCAGCTGCCCGACCTGTTCCGCGAGGGCCAGGGCGTGGTGGCGGAGGGCAAAATGACCGGCGGCGTCTTCGTCGCGCGCGAGGTGCTGGCCAAGCATGACGAGAACTACATGCCGCCGGAGGTGTCGGAGGCATTGAAGCAGGCCGGCGTCTACAAGAAGCCGGCGGAGTCCGAGACCAAGACCGCGAAGAAGGAGTAG